From the Brevibacillus choshinensis genome, one window contains:
- a CDS encoding BtpA/SgcQ family protein has product MKESKRHFLSLFNEKKPVMAMIHLKGESTEEKMEIAKREIDQLIENGIDAVIIENYFGSPEHVEEVLKYVHTKRKEIIYGVNVLDHDEKAFELANKYDAKFIQLDSVAGHLPVEEDTEFHEFMIRMREKTGAFVLGGVRFKYQPYLSGRSLEEDLKVGMERCDGIVVTGDGTGMETDMDKIKSFRNIVGDDFPLIVGAGLTSENVDTQLSIGDAAIVGSYLKDTYKDDGNVCVKHVQEFMRAVEKIR; this is encoded by the coding sequence ATGAAGGAAAGCAAGCGACATTTTTTAAGTCTGTTTAATGAGAAAAAACCGGTCATGGCAATGATTCATCTGAAAGGGGAAAGTACGGAGGAAAAAATGGAGATTGCCAAACGTGAAATTGACCAATTAATCGAAAATGGGATTGACGCTGTCATTATCGAAAACTATTTCGGCAGTCCGGAGCACGTGGAAGAAGTACTGAAATATGTACATACGAAACGTAAAGAGATTATTTATGGGGTAAACGTCCTTGATCACGATGAAAAGGCATTTGAATTGGCCAATAAATATGACGCGAAGTTTATTCAGCTTGATTCGGTGGCAGGTCATCTGCCAGTTGAAGAAGACACAGAGTTCCATGAATTTATGATCAGGATGCGCGAAAAAACCGGTGCATTTGTGCTTGGTGGTGTCCGATTCAAATATCAGCCTTACCTGTCAGGCAGATCCCTGGAAGAAGATTTGAAAGTCGGGATGGAGCGATGCGATGGGATCGTCGTCACAGGCGATGGAACGGGTATGGAAACGGACATGGATAAAATCAAATCGTTTCGAAACATCGTAGGCGATGACTTCCCTCTGATTGTTGGAGCTGGTCTAACTTCTGAAAATGTCGACACCCAGCTCTCCATTGGGGACGCAGCCATCGTCGGAAGTTATTTGAAAGATACCTATAAAGATGATGGCAATGTTTGTGTGAAACACGTTCAAGAATTCATGAGAGCCGTTGAAAAAATACGGTAA
- a CDS encoding ureidoglycolate lyase: MNVKAVPVSSIDFSKYGTYYHMKENTSNVWHSQGEGWEDSRTNKPLINTPGTLGFTLGSPAPCMVSTMERHLHTQEALFCLSEPIVVALAISSDNEQPHASDIEAVLIQPGEVIVLNEGVWHDACHGINKSSHYYWMATESDEPTEWVGISGGPIALAY; this comes from the coding sequence ATGAACGTAAAGGCGGTACCCGTCTCATCCATTGACTTCTCAAAATACGGAACCTATTATCATATGAAGGAAAATACGAGCAATGTATGGCATTCGCAAGGGGAGGGCTGGGAAGACAGCCGGACCAATAAGCCACTGATTAACACTCCTGGCACTTTGGGGTTCACACTTGGATCTCCTGCACCATGTATGGTATCTACCATGGAACGGCATCTTCATACGCAGGAGGCGCTTTTCTGCTTATCTGAACCCATTGTCGTAGCCCTGGCTATTTCAAGTGATAACGAGCAGCCGCATGCTTCGGATATTGAGGCTGTACTTATACAACCTGGGGAAGTGATCGTGCTTAATGAGGGGGTATGGCATGATGCATGCCACGGAATAAACAAATCCTCTCATTATTACTGGATGGCAACAGAGTCAGATGAACCTACTGAATGGGTTGGGATTAGTGGCGGACCGATTGCACTAGCGTACTAG
- a CDS encoding MerR family transcriptional regulator, with protein MKENLTISEMAKLRGMTTETLRHYDRIVLFKPQYVDPYSGYRYYSIFQYEILGTIKELRQIGMSTDEIKQYFDQRNFKKSLDILKAKHSELLSKLNELAELEENIREKIVYLSEVSREEELHEVRFREMKSRKLITLHEKINSNLELCYGVIRLESMLTEKAPILASNRLGIIIEEADLRANRCEEPSVIFVVAKNKAKIQKQHLKIIPAGLFACIRYNGELLRNRSESLYKLFEYLQETGYRITGSALQIMQVDITITDNPNEIMFEIQVPVQKNSKPLPVR; from the coding sequence TTGAAAGAAAATCTAACCATTAGCGAGATGGCAAAATTACGAGGCATGACCACGGAGACTTTACGGCACTACGATCGCATCGTCTTATTCAAACCCCAATATGTTGATCCCTACTCGGGATATCGATACTATTCCATTTTTCAGTACGAGATTTTGGGAACCATCAAAGAGCTACGACAGATCGGGATGAGCACCGACGAGATCAAACAGTATTTTGATCAACGGAATTTCAAGAAATCGTTGGACATTCTGAAAGCCAAGCATTCGGAGTTACTATCAAAGCTGAATGAGTTAGCTGAACTGGAAGAAAACATTCGAGAAAAAATAGTATATTTGAGTGAGGTCAGCAGAGAAGAGGAACTTCACGAGGTCAGGTTCCGCGAAATGAAAAGCAGGAAGTTAATTACTTTGCATGAAAAAATCAATAGCAATTTGGAGCTTTGCTACGGTGTCATCAGACTAGAGAGCATGCTTACGGAAAAGGCGCCGATTCTGGCCAGCAATCGACTCGGTATCATTATCGAGGAAGCCGACCTTCGGGCAAATCGTTGTGAAGAACCTTCCGTTATTTTTGTCGTTGCAAAAAATAAAGCAAAAATCCAAAAACAGCATCTGAAAATCATTCCGGCTGGATTATTCGCATGTATCCGTTATAACGGAGAATTACTCAGGAATCGAAGCGAAAGCTTGTACAAGCTGTTTGAGTACCTTCAGGAAACGGGCTATCGCATTACGGGCAGCGCCCTGCAAATCATGCAAGTGGATATCACGATTACAGATAACCCCAATGAAATCATGTTTGAAATTCAAGTTCCCGTTCAAAAAAATAGCAAGCCTCTACCAGTGCGGTGA
- a CDS encoding carbohydrate kinase family protein, with the protein MDRNYSFFVGDIALDEYYRAPYWPNIREKVLVETLEKHVGGMIANAASVYNGYNESVYFLSLLNSGNITQMLCEDLRKRGIDTRYILTDDTLPDAKNIIILTEDDHTLFIPTLGIKHFEITPEIMEDMCKAKYVYSSIVEVRPLRCGEMDAMDIIKKIRASGAKIVYDLDVAHLEPGDERFFEEMDIVFFNKNGFDVYRNGAPYEQAVAQLLNKGTEMVVVTFAEEGCKVHTKDQLIEVPGISVEVVDVTGAGDTFCSSFIHALNQSNDLRVVANFANAAAARAVTIMGPRGGVASSETIISFLIEKGIGTEEEYRCF; encoded by the coding sequence ATGGACAGAAACTACTCTTTTTTTGTTGGGGATATCGCCCTAGACGAATATTACAGGGCACCGTACTGGCCCAACATCAGAGAAAAAGTACTCGTAGAAACATTAGAAAAACACGTCGGTGGAATGATTGCAAATGCGGCCAGTGTTTACAACGGATATAATGAGTCCGTTTATTTTTTGTCATTGCTTAATAGCGGCAACATTACGCAAATGCTGTGTGAAGACCTTCGCAAACGTGGTATCGACACTCGTTACATTCTGACAGATGATACATTGCCAGATGCCAAAAACATCATTATTCTCACGGAAGATGACCATACCTTATTTATTCCTACGCTCGGTATTAAACACTTTGAAATTACGCCTGAAATCATGGAGGACATGTGCAAGGCTAAATATGTCTACTCCTCCATCGTGGAAGTAAGACCATTACGCTGCGGCGAGATGGATGCCATGGATATCATTAAAAAAATTAGAGCCTCCGGAGCAAAAATCGTCTATGATTTGGACGTTGCTCATCTAGAGCCGGGAGACGAACGCTTTTTCGAAGAGATGGATATTGTCTTTTTTAACAAGAATGGATTTGATGTTTATCGTAACGGAGCACCCTATGAACAAGCAGTCGCACAACTGTTGAACAAGGGAACAGAAATGGTAGTCGTGACATTTGCAGAAGAAGGCTGCAAGGTTCATACCAAAGATCAGCTGATTGAGGTTCCGGGAATCTCCGTCGAGGTAGTGGATGTTACCGGCGCAGGTGATACATTTTGCAGCTCCTTTATTCACGCGCTCAATCAATCAAATGATTTGCGTGTAGTGGCCAATTTTGCCAATGCTGCCGCTGCGCGAGCGGTGACCATTATGGGGCCTCGTGGGGGAGTTGCTTCAAGTGAAACCATCATTTCCTTCCTGATAGAAAAAGGCATCGGAACGGAAGAGGAATATAGATGTTTTTAA